The following nucleotide sequence is from Methylocella sp..
ATTGCAATCGATTGTGATTAGTGCGGTCAACGCTCATGCGCTATGATAATAGTTGCATAAAATTTATACATCTGTCCAAATTTCTGCTCCCTTCTTAGTCGCTGACGCCGCCATGGGCTTGCGCGAAAGGCTCTTTATGAACGATGCAACCGCGCTGGTGTCCGTCGCAACCGCCTCGCCCCCGCATAATTTCTTTCAGCGAGATGTTGCCTCGCTCGCCCGCAGCCTTTTTGGCGAACGCTATCCGGACTTCGAGCGACTTTCGCGCGTCTTTTTGAACACCGGCATTGTCCAGCGCCAGGGCGTGAAACCCGTTGAATGGTATCTCGAGCCGCGGGCCTGGCCCGAACGGACGCAAGCCTATCTTGAAGGGGCGCGCGATCTATTCGTCGCCGCGACTGAACTTGCGCTCAGCCGCGCTGGGCTGACCGCTGCGCAGATCGATACGGTCGTCGCTGTCTCATCGACGGGGATTGCGACGCCGAGCCTCGAAGCGCGCGCGGCGGCTCATGTCGGATTCCGGCGAAATATCTCGCGCGTTCCTATTTTTGGCCTCGGCTGCGCAGGCGGGGTCACGGGACTTTCGATCGCTTCGCGTTTGGCGCAGGCGCAACCAGGCACGAATGTTTTGTTCGTCGCCGTCGAACTCTGCACCTTGGCGCTTCGTCTCGACGAATTGACTCCCGCCAATATCGTGGCCACGAGCTTGTTCGGCGACGGCGCCGCCGCCTGCATTGTTCGCGCGGGCGATGGCGGCGATGTTCTCGTCGAGGGCGCAGGCGAGTATCTGTGGCCGGACACGTTGGACATCATGGGCTGGAGCGTCGATCCGGAGGGATTTGGCGTGATCTTCCAGAGCTCCATTCCTGCGTTTGTCCACGAAAATATGCGCACCGCGGTCAGCGACATTTTAGCGCGCTTCGACCTCTCAATCGACGATGTCGAACGATTTATCTGTCATCCCGGCGGCGCCCGCGTGGTCAAGGCGCTTGAGGCTGCGTTGTCGTTGGGTCAAGGCTCGCTCGATCACGAGCGAAGCGTTCTGGCCGATCACGGCAATATGTCCGCCCCAACGGTTTTGTTCGTCCTTGAACGGATGTTGAAGAGCAAAATGCCGAATCGAGCCGTTATGACCGCGCTCGGACCAGGATTTACCGCCAGCTGCGTCTCCCTGCGGCGGGCCGCATGAGCCTCTCCGCCATCATATTGGCGTTGGTGACCGCGCAGCGGGTCGGCGAGCTGCTTCTGTCGCGGCGCAATACCGCGCGCCTCGTGGCGCGGGGCGCGA
It contains:
- a CDS encoding type III polyketide synthase; the encoded protein is MNDATALVSVATASPPHNFFQRDVASLARSLFGERYPDFERLSRVFLNTGIVQRQGVKPVEWYLEPRAWPERTQAYLEGARDLFVAATELALSRAGLTAAQIDTVVAVSSTGIATPSLEARAAAHVGFRRNISRVPIFGLGCAGGVTGLSIASRLAQAQPGTNVLFVAVELCTLALRLDELTPANIVATSLFGDGAAACIVRAGDGGDVLVEGAGEYLWPDTLDIMGWSVDPEGFGVIFQSSIPAFVHENMRTAVSDILARFDLSIDDVERFICHPGGARVVKALEAALSLGQGSLDHERSVLADHGNMSAPTVLFVLERMLKSKMPNRAVMTALGPGFTASCVSLRRAA